A window from Onychostoma macrolepis isolate SWU-2019 chromosome 07, ASM1243209v1, whole genome shotgun sequence encodes these proteins:
- the LOC131543342 gene encoding uncharacterized protein LOC131543342 encodes MKKLYKCLWILLGFLLIQEMVNGQEENVAFQHTATQSSMYKFWFSEYAVDGDRGSYSHTNPQTDPWWRVDLMKVYRVNRVAITNRLSPTSDTVSRINGAVIRVGNFPDIYSNPICAVISTIPSGATANFSCGAMEGRYVIVHIPGNGKTLNLCEVEVYRYLGGNRAVDGATTQSSTSGNWISERAIDGNRGLQQLNTGCSSTLSETNPWWRLDLLHIYRVSEVVITNRKDCCAEQINRAEIRIGNSLENNGSNNPICAVIPAIPAGESYSYSCGGMEGRYVNLIIPGDMKTLTLCEVEVFGEGPILKRSFVKMLFNSSKDLTESAMRENVLKQLGSALAARGLTDVTLRWSQTPKREIQKVNAKSHCSKEN; translated from the exons ATGAAGAAGCTCTACAAGTGCCTGTGGATCTTACTAG ggtTTTTATTGATTCAAGAAATGGTGAATGGACAAGAAG AGAATGTAGCATTTCAGCACACGGCCACGCAGTCGTCAATGTATAAGTTCTGGTTTAGCGAATATGCGGTGGACGGTGATCGTGGCAGCTATTCCCACACAAACCCACAGACCGACCCGTGGTGGAGAGTGGATCTGATGAAAGTATACAGAGTGAACAGAGTGGCCATCACTAACAGACTCAGTCCCACTTCTGATACAGTATCCAGAATAAATGGGGCGGTGATTCGTGTTGGGAACTTTCCAGACATTTACAGCAACCCAAT ATGTGCTGTAATTTCGACTATTCCATCTGGAGCCACGGCCAACTTCTCATGCGGTGCGATGGAGGGACGTTACGTGATTGTTCATATTCCTGGAAATGGGAAGACTCTTAATCTCTGTGAGGTTGAAGTCTACAGGTATTTGGGAG GAAATCGGGCAGTAGATGGAGCCACTACACAGTCATCAACATCTGGGAACTGGATTTCTGAAAGGGCCATTGATGGCAATCGAGGTCTCCAGCAGTTGAATACGGGATGCTCCTCAACTCTCAGTGAGACTAACCCGTGGTGGAGGCTGGATCTGCTTCATATTTACAGAGTTAGTGAAGTGGTTATCACTAACAGAAAAGACTGTTGTGCAGAACAAATAAACAGAGCTGAGATTCGCATCGGAAACTCTTTGGAGAACAACGGCAGCAACAATCCCAT ATGTGCTGTTATTCCTGCTATTCCTGCAGGTGAGTCCTACAGCTACTCATGCGGTGGGATGGAGGGACGTTACGTGAATCTGATCATTCCTGGAGATATGAAGACACTCACTCTCTGTGAGGTGGAAGTCTTTGGAGAAG GTCCTATTTTAAAAAGATcatttgtaaaaatgctgtttaaCTCCAGCAAGGATTTGACCGAGTCTGCAATGAGAGAAAACGTTCTGAAACAG TTGGGATCTGCTCTAGCTGCTAGAGGACTCACAGATGTGACTCTGCGTTGGTCTCAAACCCCTAAACGTGAGATCCAGAAAGTGAACGCTAAGA GTCATTGTAGTAAGGAAAATTAA